In a genomic window of Occallatibacter riparius:
- a CDS encoding DHH family phosphoesterase has translation MRVRVFYHDKCFDGACSASLFTRFHRECIAADAAYEYHGLVHRAGALFDEAQFTGDENAIVDFKYSASPRITWWFDHHLSAFLTPQDQAHFKACEQDPTCASRKFFDPTYTSCTSFLAHIGATRFGFDTKPVADLIHWANIVDGALYESPESAVEMAAPAMKLTLVIESIQDPTFIPRLIPLLTEMPLSEVLAQPFVADLLPPLLERHERDIALIRSRSEERDGTIFFDITDHPTEGFNKFIPYYLHPQATYSIGLSKSSFRTKVAVGSNPWTKADPAKMVNLAQVCERYGGGGHARVGAISFPPDREDEARKAAAEIVAELRAKNPL, from the coding sequence TTGCGGGTTCGCGTCTTCTATCACGACAAATGCTTCGATGGAGCCTGCTCGGCCTCGCTGTTCACCCGCTTTCACCGCGAATGCATCGCGGCGGACGCAGCTTACGAGTATCACGGCCTGGTGCATCGCGCGGGCGCTCTGTTTGACGAGGCGCAGTTCACGGGCGACGAGAACGCCATCGTCGACTTCAAGTACTCGGCTTCGCCGCGCATCACCTGGTGGTTCGACCACCACCTCTCGGCTTTCCTCACGCCGCAGGATCAGGCCCACTTCAAGGCTTGCGAACAGGACCCCACGTGCGCGTCCCGCAAGTTCTTCGACCCGACCTACACATCCTGCACCAGCTTTCTCGCCCATATCGGCGCTACGCGCTTCGGTTTCGACACCAAGCCGGTTGCCGATCTGATTCACTGGGCCAACATCGTGGACGGCGCGCTCTACGAAAGCCCGGAGAGCGCAGTTGAAATGGCCGCGCCGGCGATGAAGCTGACGCTGGTGATCGAGTCGATTCAGGACCCGACGTTCATTCCGCGGCTGATTCCGCTGCTGACGGAGATGCCGCTGAGCGAGGTGCTGGCGCAGCCGTTTGTCGCCGACCTTTTGCCGCCGCTGCTCGAACGCCACGAGCGCGACATCGCGCTGATTCGCAGCCGCAGCGAAGAGCGGGACGGCACGATCTTCTTCGATATCACGGACCACCCGACTGAGGGCTTCAACAAGTTCATCCCGTACTACCTGCATCCGCAGGCGACGTATTCGATCGGCTTGTCGAAGTCGAGCTTCCGGACCAAGGTCGCAGTGGGTTCGAACCCGTGGACCAAGGCCGATCCCGCGAAGATGGTGAATCTGGCCCAGGTCTGCGAGCGCTACGGCGGAGGCGGACATGCGCGCGTGGGCGCCATCAGCTTCCCGCCCGACCGCGAGGACGAGGCACGCAAAGCGGCGGCGGAGATTGTGGCGGAGCTGCGGGCTAAGAATCCGCTTTGA
- a CDS encoding helix-turn-helix domain-containing protein, with translation MSVDSREVVRCEHCALVQFRTSNSMCRRCHKPLDIEEVPVLGPVPVPDRQPTTTEAGLQVANQVRDIRRARHLSQRQLAGRMQVPRTYISKIENGKAIPTLGSLERLADALEVDVCQLVRDTRSRREEEVTSILADPFLAEIASLLPRMDSLHRTLFMGALRDKATGQRRTA, from the coding sequence GTGAGCGTCGATTCACGTGAAGTTGTCCGCTGCGAACATTGCGCGCTGGTTCAGTTCCGCACCAGCAACTCAATGTGCCGCCGCTGCCACAAACCCCTCGACATCGAGGAAGTACCTGTACTGGGGCCGGTGCCTGTACCGGACCGCCAGCCCACCACGACCGAAGCCGGGTTGCAGGTGGCTAACCAGGTGCGTGATATCCGCCGTGCTCGGCATCTGAGCCAGCGACAACTGGCCGGCCGGATGCAGGTGCCCCGCACCTACATTTCGAAGATCGAGAACGGCAAGGCGATTCCGACCCTGGGCTCGCTGGAGCGCCTGGCTGATGCCCTCGAGGTCGACGTGTGCCAGCTGGTCCGGGATACGCGGAGCCGCCGCGAGGAAGAAGTCACCTCGATTCTGGCGGATCCTTTCCTGGCGGAAATTGCTTCGCTGTTGCCGCGGATGGACTCGTTGCATCGCACGCTGTTCATGGGTGCGCTGCGCGAC
- a CDS encoding HAD family hydrolase gives MTEQNQYGREQALSLLREWTQSDSLRKHALAVEACVAAYGEAEADRLGLSGAERESLLNLYSTTALLHDFDYERHPSREEHPFVGVRELERQGWPVELRTAILGHAEYSGTPRVTHLDKVLFACDELAGFLTACALVKPTKAIADVEVPSVKKKMKDKAFAKGVNRQDVIQGAAELGVDLDAHIAFCIEAMKKRAADLGL, from the coding sequence ATGACCGAGCAGAACCAGTACGGGCGCGAACAGGCTCTCAGCCTCTTACGGGAATGGACCCAGAGTGACAGCCTCCGCAAGCATGCCCTGGCGGTTGAGGCCTGCGTCGCGGCCTACGGAGAGGCCGAAGCCGATCGGCTGGGACTGTCCGGCGCCGAGCGCGAGAGCCTGCTGAACCTGTACTCGACCACCGCTCTGCTCCACGACTTCGATTACGAACGCCACCCCTCCCGCGAAGAGCACCCGTTCGTCGGCGTCCGCGAACTCGAGCGGCAAGGCTGGCCCGTGGAACTGCGCACGGCCATCCTCGGCCACGCGGAGTATTCCGGCACGCCGCGCGTCACCCACCTCGACAAGGTCCTGTTTGCCTGCGACGAACTCGCCGGCTTCCTGACCGCCTGCGCGCTGGTCAAGCCCACCAAAGCCATCGCCGACGTAGAGGTCCCCAGCGTGAAAAAGAAGATGAAGGACAAGGCCTTCGCCAAGGGCGTCAACCGGCAGGACGTGATCCAGGGCGCCGCGGAACTCGGCGTCGATCTCGATGCCCACATCGCCTTCTGCATCGAGGCGATGAAAAAGCGGGCCGCCGATCTGGGCCTTTAG
- a CDS encoding DUF4914 family protein: protein MAVAALSLGVLDFQSCWADLDLPAHVREVLSAAPLVQTPETRSQLLDWALGRTTGETDWTLGNRYDHGVYEAYFQTPGHGRVCEAIITKARNGLAINFPDPAMRRRDPDAMVIGDSSPTDKPTYAERFGRTFDDTRQQTLDWLKTQELVAMPFYAGEDKLGYGSLLIVPRQASFFAAALADLQGMIPRSQVPTNFRITGGVLFVAPPFRHTHFGGKQIVVHHRSESHQEVFAYNLYPGPSAKKGVYSMLLDIGEREGWTTNHCAAVAVITPYENQLILMHEGASGGGKSEMTEPVHRMEDGRLLIGRNVITKEERTLNLPEACHLRPIADDMACAHPSYQGRSGRLTIADAENAWFVRVDHIHEYGTAPNLERLCIDPPEPLVFLNHYIVPGGTCLTWEHVEDAPGKLCPNPRVILPRRMIADIAAGPRPVDVRSFGVRCPATHKDARLYGILGLMHVLSPALAWLWRLVAPRGHANPSIQASKSKEMQSEGVGSYWAFATGRRVDQANLLLRQIVDTPETRYVLIPNQHIGAWKVGFMAEWIAREYLARRGSAKFGREQVDEAPCALLGYIPSQLKVEGSIIPRVFLRVEEQIQGGLDVYEEGARQWREFFAKELQQFLVPELDPLGRTIIEACLANATPDDYRRLIPHPMFRDEDH, encoded by the coding sequence ATGGCCGTTGCAGCCCTAAGCCTCGGTGTCCTTGATTTCCAGTCCTGCTGGGCCGACCTCGATCTCCCCGCCCACGTGCGGGAGGTGCTCAGCGCCGCGCCCCTCGTGCAGACTCCCGAGACGCGCTCCCAGCTTCTCGACTGGGCGCTGGGCCGCACCACCGGCGAGACCGACTGGACCCTCGGCAACCGCTACGATCATGGCGTCTACGAGGCCTACTTCCAGACGCCTGGCCACGGCCGCGTCTGCGAAGCCATCATTACCAAGGCCCGCAACGGACTGGCCATCAACTTCCCTGACCCCGCCATGCGCCGCCGCGACCCCGACGCCATGGTCATCGGCGACTCTTCCCCAACCGATAAACCCACGTACGCAGAAAGGTTCGGGAGAACCTTCGACGACACGCGCCAGCAGACACTCGACTGGCTCAAGACTCAGGAACTTGTCGCCATGCCGTTCTACGCGGGCGAGGACAAGCTCGGATACGGCTCGCTCCTGATCGTTCCGCGCCAGGCCTCGTTCTTCGCTGCCGCGCTGGCCGATCTCCAAGGCATGATCCCACGCAGCCAGGTGCCCACGAATTTCCGCATCACGGGCGGAGTGCTCTTTGTCGCACCACCATTCCGCCACACCCACTTCGGCGGAAAGCAAATCGTTGTGCACCACCGCAGTGAGAGCCACCAGGAAGTGTTTGCCTATAACCTCTATCCCGGCCCCAGCGCGAAGAAAGGCGTCTACTCCATGCTCCTCGACATCGGCGAGCGCGAGGGTTGGACGACCAACCACTGCGCGGCGGTCGCCGTCATCACGCCTTACGAGAACCAACTCATCCTCATGCATGAAGGCGCCTCCGGCGGCGGCAAATCCGAGATGACCGAGCCCGTCCATCGCATGGAAGACGGCCGCCTCCTCATCGGCCGCAACGTCATCACCAAAGAGGAGCGCACCCTCAACCTACCTGAGGCCTGCCACCTGCGCCCCATCGCAGACGATATGGCCTGCGCGCACCCGAGCTACCAGGGCCGCAGCGGCCGTCTCACCATCGCCGACGCGGAAAACGCCTGGTTCGTCCGCGTGGATCACATCCATGAGTATGGAACCGCACCGAACCTCGAGCGCCTCTGCATCGATCCGCCCGAACCCCTCGTCTTCCTCAACCACTACATCGTTCCCGGCGGCACCTGCCTCACCTGGGAGCACGTGGAAGACGCGCCCGGCAAGCTCTGCCCCAATCCCCGTGTGATTCTGCCCCGCCGCATGATTGCCGACATTGCCGCCGGACCGCGCCCCGTCGACGTCCGCAGCTTCGGTGTCCGCTGCCCCGCGACCCACAAAGACGCCCGGCTCTACGGGATCCTTGGCCTCATGCATGTCCTCTCGCCGGCGCTCGCGTGGCTCTGGCGGCTCGTCGCCCCGCGCGGTCACGCCAACCCCAGCATCCAGGCCTCCAAGTCGAAGGAGATGCAATCGGAAGGCGTCGGCTCCTACTGGGCGTTTGCGACCGGCCGCCGCGTGGATCAGGCCAACCTGCTGCTGCGCCAGATTGTCGACACGCCGGAGACGCGCTACGTGCTTATCCCCAATCAGCATATTGGCGCATGGAAGGTCGGCTTCATGGCCGAGTGGATCGCCCGCGAATACCTGGCCCGCCGCGGCAGCGCCAAGTTCGGCCGCGAGCAGGTGGACGAAGCCCCCTGTGCGCTGCTCGGATATATCCCCAGCCAGCTTAAGGTGGAGGGCTCCATCATCCCACGCGTCTTCCTGCGCGTGGAGGAGCAGATCCAGGGCGGCCTCGATGTCTACGAGGAAGGCGCTCGCCAATGGCGCGAGTTCTTTGCGAAGGAACTCCAGCAGTTCCTGGTCCCAGAACTCGATCCGCTAGGCCGCACCATCATCGAAGCATGCCTTGCCAACGCCACGCCCGACGACTACCGCCGCCTGATCCCTCACCCCATGTTCCGCGACGAGGATCACTGA